A genomic segment from Actinoplanes sichuanensis encodes:
- a CDS encoding dihydroorotase: protein MMAYLIKGVSILGAEPTDLYINDGVISAPVENAEVIDAAGLVALPGLVDVHTHLREPGREDAETVETGSRAAALGGYTAVCAMANTSPVADTAGVVEQVWRLGREAGLVDVQPIGAVTVGLAGKQMAELGAMATSAANVRIFSDDGFCVADPKLMRRALEYVKAFDGVIAQHAEEPRLTEGAQMHEGEVSTRLGLTGWPAVAEEAIIARDVLLAEHVGSRLHVCHVSTAGSVEVLRQAKARGVRVTAEVTPHHLLLTDELAAGYDPVFKVNPPLRTRSDVEALRQALLDGVIDVVATDHAPHAVQDKECEWAHARPGMLGLETALPIVLSIYGPQWDLIADRMSRAPARIAGLAGHGGDLSVGSPANLTLVDPAARRVVDPSELASRSRNTPYAGMTLPGRIVATFLRGEATVLDGKAVK, encoded by the coding sequence GTGATGGCGTACCTGATCAAGGGCGTCTCGATCCTCGGTGCCGAACCGACCGACCTGTACATCAACGACGGTGTGATCTCGGCCCCGGTCGAGAACGCCGAGGTCATCGACGCGGCCGGGCTGGTCGCGCTGCCCGGCCTCGTCGACGTGCACACCCACCTGCGCGAGCCTGGCCGGGAGGACGCCGAGACCGTCGAGACCGGCTCCCGCGCCGCCGCGCTCGGCGGCTACACCGCGGTCTGCGCGATGGCGAACACCTCGCCGGTCGCCGACACCGCCGGTGTGGTCGAGCAGGTCTGGCGCCTGGGCCGGGAGGCCGGCCTGGTCGACGTGCAGCCGATCGGCGCCGTCACGGTCGGCCTGGCCGGTAAGCAGATGGCCGAACTCGGCGCGATGGCCACCTCGGCGGCGAACGTGCGGATCTTCTCCGACGACGGTTTCTGCGTCGCCGACCCGAAGCTGATGCGCCGCGCCCTGGAGTACGTCAAGGCGTTCGACGGCGTCATCGCCCAGCACGCCGAGGAGCCCCGCCTCACCGAGGGCGCCCAGATGCACGAGGGCGAGGTCAGCACCCGCCTCGGCCTGACCGGCTGGCCCGCGGTCGCCGAGGAGGCGATCATCGCCCGCGACGTGCTGCTGGCCGAGCACGTCGGTAGCCGCCTGCACGTCTGCCACGTCTCCACCGCCGGTTCGGTCGAGGTACTGCGCCAGGCCAAGGCCCGCGGCGTCCGGGTGACCGCCGAGGTCACCCCGCACCACCTGCTCCTCACCGACGAGCTGGCCGCCGGCTACGACCCGGTCTTCAAGGTCAACCCCCCGTTGCGTACGCGCAGCGACGTCGAAGCCCTGCGCCAGGCACTGCTGGACGGGGTGATCGACGTGGTCGCCACCGACCACGCGCCGCACGCCGTGCAGGACAAGGAATGCGAGTGGGCGCACGCCCGCCCCGGCATGCTCGGCCTGGAGACGGCGCTGCCGATCGTGCTGAGCATCTACGGCCCGCAGTGGGACCTGATCGCCGACCGGATGTCGCGGGCCCCGGCCCGGATCGCCGGTCTGGCCGGGCACGGCGGTGACCTGAGCGTCGGCTCCCCGGCGAACCTGACGCTGGTGGACCCGGCCGCGCGCCGGGTCGTCGACCCGTCGGAGCTGGCCAGCCGCAGCCGCAACACGCCGTACGCGGGCATGACCCTGCCCGGTCGCATCGTGGCGACCTTCCTGCGGGGCGAGGCGACGGTTCTGGACGGGAAGGCAGTCAAATGA
- the carA gene encoding glutamine-hydrolyzing carbamoyl-phosphate synthase small subunit, with translation MSKAILVLEDGRTFHGSAYGAVGETFGEAVFTTGMTGYQEVLTDPSFHRQVVVQTAPQIGNTGVNDEDDESDRIWVSGYVVRDPARRPSNWRSTGDLGDRLKAEGVVGISGVDTRALTRHLRERGAMRVGISSVDLDPRALQQRVLAQPQMLGADLSAQVTTPEKYTVQAEGTHRYTVAALDLGIKRNVSRRLAARGVTTHVFPAASSIEDLLAVGPDAVFFSPGPGDPATADGPVALAQEVMRRRVPLFGICFGSQILGRALGFGTYKLGYGHRGINQPVLDKTTGKVEVTSHNHGFAVDAPVGERIDTEFGAVEVSHVCLNDDVVEGLRGLEVPAFTVQYHPEAAAGPHDADYLFDRFVELVEKKG, from the coding sequence ATGAGCAAGGCGATCCTCGTGCTCGAGGACGGGCGCACGTTCCACGGCAGCGCGTACGGCGCGGTGGGGGAGACGTTCGGCGAGGCGGTGTTCACCACCGGCATGACCGGCTACCAGGAGGTCCTGACCGACCCGTCGTTCCACCGGCAGGTCGTGGTGCAGACCGCCCCGCAGATCGGCAACACCGGCGTCAACGACGAGGACGACGAGTCGGACCGGATCTGGGTCTCCGGCTACGTGGTCCGCGACCCGGCCCGCCGCCCCTCCAACTGGCGGTCCACCGGCGACCTCGGCGACCGGCTCAAGGCCGAGGGCGTCGTCGGCATCAGCGGCGTCGACACCCGCGCCCTCACCCGCCACCTGCGTGAACGCGGTGCCATGCGGGTCGGCATCTCGTCGGTCGACCTGGACCCGCGGGCCCTGCAGCAGCGGGTCCTGGCCCAGCCGCAGATGCTCGGCGCCGACCTGTCGGCCCAGGTGACCACGCCGGAGAAGTACACCGTCCAGGCCGAGGGCACGCACCGCTACACGGTCGCCGCGCTGGACCTGGGCATCAAGCGCAACGTCTCGCGCCGGCTGGCCGCGCGCGGCGTCACCACGCACGTCTTCCCGGCCGCCTCGTCGATCGAGGACCTGCTCGCGGTCGGCCCGGACGCGGTGTTCTTCTCGCCCGGCCCGGGCGACCCGGCCACCGCCGACGGCCCGGTCGCGCTCGCGCAAGAGGTCATGCGCCGCCGGGTGCCGCTGTTCGGCATCTGCTTCGGCAGCCAGATCCTCGGCCGCGCGCTCGGCTTCGGGACATACAAGCTGGGGTACGGCCACCGCGGCATCAACCAGCCGGTCCTCGACAAGACCACCGGCAAGGTCGAGGTGACCAGCCACAACCACGGTTTCGCCGTGGACGCACCCGTAGGCGAGCGGATCGACACCGAGTTCGGTGCTGTCGAGGTGTCGCACGTCTGCCTCAACGACGACGTGGTCGAGGGCCTGCGGGGCCTGGAGGTCCCGGCTTTCACCGTCCAGTACCACCCCGAGGCCGCCGCCGGCCCGCACGACGCCGACTACCTGTTCGACCGTTTCGTCGAGCTCGTGGAAAAGAAGGGCTGA
- a CDS encoding adenosylmethionine--8-amino-7-oxononanoate transaminase has protein sequence MSAAERDRVALGPSSVPPRSLSSGADGDGVATLLALDRAHVWHPYGPMPGRSEPYLVESAEGVRLRLAGGREVVDGMSSWWAAIHGYRHPVLDAALAEQAGRMSHVMFGGLTHEPAIRLATELVEITPAGLEHVFLCDSGSVGVEVAIKMALQAQRALGRPGRNRLATWRGGYHGDTFHPMSVCDPVGGMHSLWTGVLPVQVFAEAPPPDWDEGYAARLTDTIERHADEIAAVIVEPVVQGAGGMRFHHPEYLRVLREVTAAHGIFLIFDEIATGFGRTGRFFGADHAGVSPDIMCLGKALTGGYLTLAATLCTAGVAAAISAGDGGGLAHGPTFMGNPLACSVALASLSLLRTGEWATAVPNIESALKRGLEPLRGARGVADVRVLGAIGVVQLDRPVDMIRATAAAVAEGVWLRPFRDLIYTMPPFVTDDADVARITAGIAAAVAAS, from the coding sequence ATGAGCGCGGCCGAGCGCGACCGCGTTGCGCTCGGCCCGTCGTCCGTTCCCCCGAGGTCACTCTCCTCGGGGGCGGACGGCGACGGCGTGGCCACCCTGCTGGCACTCGATCGGGCGCATGTCTGGCATCCGTACGGTCCGATGCCCGGCCGCAGCGAGCCCTACCTGGTGGAGAGCGCCGAGGGGGTACGGCTACGCCTGGCCGGTGGCCGCGAGGTGGTCGACGGGATGTCGTCCTGGTGGGCGGCCATCCACGGGTACCGGCATCCGGTTCTGGACGCGGCCCTGGCCGAGCAGGCCGGCCGGATGAGCCACGTGATGTTCGGCGGGCTCACCCACGAACCGGCGATCCGGTTGGCCACCGAGCTGGTGGAGATCACCCCGGCCGGCCTGGAGCACGTGTTCCTCTGCGACTCCGGGTCGGTGGGCGTCGAGGTGGCGATCAAGATGGCTCTCCAGGCCCAGCGGGCTCTCGGGCGGCCGGGCCGGAACCGCCTCGCGACGTGGCGTGGCGGATATCACGGTGACACGTTTCACCCGATGAGCGTCTGCGATCCGGTCGGCGGCATGCACTCGCTCTGGACCGGGGTGCTCCCGGTCCAGGTCTTCGCCGAGGCGCCGCCCCCGGATTGGGACGAAGGCTACGCCGCCCGGCTCACCGACACGATCGAGCGTCACGCGGACGAGATCGCCGCGGTGATCGTCGAGCCGGTCGTGCAGGGGGCCGGCGGGATGCGGTTCCACCATCCGGAGTACCTGCGGGTGCTCCGCGAGGTGACCGCCGCGCACGGGATCTTCCTGATCTTCGATGAGATCGCCACCGGGTTCGGCCGGACCGGGCGGTTCTTCGGCGCCGATCACGCCGGGGTGAGCCCGGACATCATGTGCCTCGGCAAGGCGCTGACCGGGGGGTACCTGACCCTGGCGGCCACCCTGTGCACGGCCGGCGTGGCCGCGGCGATCTCCGCCGGGGACGGTGGCGGGCTGGCGCACGGCCCGACGTTCATGGGGAACCCGCTGGCCTGTTCGGTCGCACTGGCGTCGCTCAGCCTCTTGCGTACGGGCGAGTGGGCGACGGCCGTACCGAATATCGAATCCGCTCTGAAACGCGGTCTGGAGCCGCTTCGTGGCGCGCGCGGGGTCGCTGACGTGCGGGTCCTCGGCGCCATCGGCGTCGTCCAGTTGGATCGGCCGGTGGACATGATCCGGGCGACCGCGGCGGCGGTGGCCGAGGGGGTCTGGCTGCGGCCGTTCCGGGACCTGATCTACACCATGCCGCCGTTCGTCACCGACGACGCCGACGTGGCCCGCATTACCGCCGGAATCGCCGCCGCGGTGGCGGCTAGCTGA
- a CDS encoding quinone-dependent dihydroorotate dehydrogenase: MSLFTKVARPALFRLGGGDAEHAHEWTLDRLAKLPAPALAAMRRWYGFSNPVEVFGVRFPNRVGLAAGVDKNGIALPAWPALGFGFVEVGTVTAKPQPGNDRPRLFRAKASEGIVNRMGFNNAGAAALADRLAELGPLDVPLGISLGKSKVTPLEEAVEDYLTSYRLLHRYADYIAVNVSSPNTPGLRSLQDKDAIAALLGALAGPVPVLVKIAPDLTESAIAELLGVCLEHGAAGIIATNTTLSRDGLAPSDRHLANEAGGLSGAPLTVRSREVVRFVHTESGGRLPIIGVGGIMSADDASRMLDAGAALVQLYSGFIYRGPDLVLEVARGARPARAAAAR; the protein is encoded by the coding sequence GTGAGCCTGTTCACCAAGGTCGCCCGGCCGGCACTGTTCCGGCTGGGCGGCGGGGACGCCGAGCACGCCCACGAGTGGACCCTGGACCGGCTGGCCAAGCTGCCCGCGCCCGCCCTGGCCGCGATGCGCCGCTGGTACGGCTTCTCCAACCCGGTCGAGGTCTTCGGCGTCCGGTTCCCGAACCGGGTCGGTTTGGCCGCCGGCGTCGACAAGAACGGGATCGCCCTGCCCGCGTGGCCGGCGCTCGGCTTCGGCTTCGTCGAGGTCGGCACAGTCACCGCGAAACCGCAGCCGGGCAATGACAGGCCGCGGCTGTTCCGGGCCAAGGCCAGCGAGGGCATCGTCAACCGGATGGGCTTCAACAACGCCGGCGCGGCCGCCCTGGCCGACCGCCTGGCCGAGCTGGGCCCACTCGACGTGCCGCTGGGCATCTCGCTCGGCAAGTCGAAGGTCACCCCGCTGGAGGAGGCGGTCGAGGACTACCTGACGTCCTACCGCCTGCTGCACCGGTACGCCGACTACATCGCCGTCAACGTGTCCTCGCCGAACACCCCGGGCCTGCGCAGCCTGCAGGACAAGGATGCGATCGCGGCGCTGCTCGGGGCGCTGGCCGGCCCGGTGCCGGTGCTCGTCAAGATCGCGCCGGATCTGACCGAATCGGCCATCGCCGAGTTGCTCGGGGTCTGCCTGGAGCACGGCGCGGCCGGGATCATCGCCACCAACACGACGCTGTCCCGGGACGGGCTGGCCCCGTCCGACCGGCATCTGGCGAACGAGGCGGGCGGCCTCTCCGGCGCCCCGCTGACCGTCCGGTCCCGTGAGGTGGTCCGGTTCGTGCACACCGAGAGCGGTGGCCGACTGCCGATCATCGGGGTCGGCGGGATCATGTCGGCCGATGACGCGTCCCGGATGCTCGACGCCGGTGCCGCCCTGGTGCAGCTCTACTCCGGGTTCATCTACCGGGGCCCGGACCTGGTTCTGGAGGTCGCCCGGGGCGCCCGCCCGGCACGGGCGGCTGCGGCCCGATGA
- the carB gene encoding carbamoyl-phosphate synthase large subunit, translating to MPKREDIKHVMVIGSGPIVIGQACEFDYSGTQACQVLRAEGIRVSLVNSNPATIMTDPEFADATYVEPITPEFVELVIAKERPDAILPTLGGQTALNTAIALHESGVLEKYGVELIGANVDAIRKGEDRQLFKDIVALAGGETPRSRVCHSMDEVRATVAEIGLPVVIRPSFTMGGLGSGMAHTSDDLEQIAGAGLAASPVHEVLIEESVLGWKEYELELMRDKHDNVVVVCSIENVDPMGVHTGDSVTVAPAMTLTDREYQKLRDLGIAVLREVGVDTGGCNIQFAINPDDGRMIVIEMNPRVSRSSALASKATGFPIAKIAAKLAIGYTLDEIPNDITLKTPAAFEPALDYVVVKIPRFAFEKFPGADKELTTTMKSVGEAMSLGRNFAEALNKAMRSMETKAAGFWTAPTFTSVDEALEALKVPHDGRLYTVEAALRLGATVEQVHAASGRIDPWFLDEIQALVDLRAEILAAPFLDEELLRRAKRSGLSDRQLAVLRPELAGEDGVRSLRHRLGIRPVYKTVDTCAAEFQADTPYHYSSYDEETEVVPSDRPKVIILGSGPNRIGQGIEFDYSCVHAVQALRGVDFETVMVNCNPETVSTDYDTADRLYFEPLTFEDVLEVFHAEDTSGRAAGGPGVIGVIVQLGGQTPLGLANRLKAAGLPIVGTTPESIDLAEDRGLFGALLAENGLRSPDHGTATSFSEAKAIADTIGYPVLVRPSYVLGGRGMEIVYDEPTLKGYIERATEISPDHPVLVDRFLDDAVEIDVDALCDATGEVYLGGVMEHIEEAGIHSGDSACSLPPITLAASHIAEVRRYTEALARGIGVRGLMNVQYALKDEALYVLEANPRASRTVPFVSKATAVPLAKAAARIMLGATIADLRAEGMLLPTGDGGTVPANAPIAIKEAVLPFKRFRTLAGQNVDSLLSPEMKSTGEVMGIDAGFGQAFAKSQAAAYGSLPTSGKVFVSVANRDKRSMIFPVKRLADLGFTIVTTAGTGEVLRRYGIDCEIVPKHYEKPGERNAVELILAGEISLIINTPQGSGASARLDGYEIRSAAVTADVPSITTVPGAAAAVMGIEALRAGDMSVRPLQELHKLLRGNE from the coding sequence GTGCCGAAACGTGAGGACATCAAACACGTCATGGTGATCGGGTCCGGCCCGATCGTCATCGGCCAGGCCTGCGAGTTCGACTACTCCGGCACCCAGGCCTGCCAGGTGCTGCGGGCCGAGGGCATCCGGGTCTCGCTGGTCAACTCCAACCCGGCCACGATCATGACCGACCCGGAGTTCGCCGACGCCACCTACGTCGAGCCGATCACCCCCGAGTTCGTCGAGCTGGTCATCGCCAAGGAGCGGCCGGACGCGATCCTGCCGACCCTGGGCGGGCAGACCGCGCTGAACACCGCGATCGCCCTGCACGAGAGCGGCGTCCTGGAGAAGTACGGCGTCGAGCTGATCGGCGCCAACGTGGACGCCATCCGCAAGGGCGAGGACCGGCAGCTCTTCAAGGACATCGTGGCGTTGGCCGGTGGCGAGACCCCGCGTTCGCGGGTGTGTCATTCGATGGACGAGGTACGGGCGACGGTCGCCGAGATCGGCCTGCCGGTCGTCATCCGGCCCTCGTTCACCATGGGCGGCCTGGGTTCGGGCATGGCGCACACCAGCGACGACCTGGAGCAGATCGCCGGTGCCGGCCTGGCCGCCTCCCCGGTGCACGAGGTGCTCATCGAGGAGAGCGTGCTCGGCTGGAAGGAGTACGAGCTCGAGCTGATGCGCGACAAGCACGACAACGTGGTGGTCGTCTGCTCGATCGAGAACGTCGACCCGATGGGCGTGCACACCGGTGACAGCGTGACCGTGGCCCCGGCCATGACGCTCACCGACCGCGAGTACCAGAAGCTGCGTGACCTGGGCATCGCCGTGCTCCGTGAGGTCGGCGTGGACACCGGCGGCTGCAACATCCAGTTCGCGATCAACCCGGACGACGGCCGGATGATCGTGATCGAGATGAACCCGCGGGTGTCCCGTTCGTCGGCGCTCGCGTCGAAGGCCACCGGCTTCCCGATCGCCAAGATCGCCGCGAAGCTGGCCATCGGCTACACCCTGGACGAGATCCCCAACGACATCACGCTGAAGACGCCGGCCGCCTTCGAGCCGGCCCTGGACTACGTGGTCGTGAAGATCCCGCGGTTCGCGTTCGAGAAGTTCCCGGGCGCGGACAAGGAGCTCACCACCACGATGAAGTCGGTCGGTGAGGCGATGAGCCTGGGCCGTAACTTCGCCGAGGCGCTGAACAAGGCCATGCGCTCGATGGAGACCAAGGCCGCCGGGTTCTGGACCGCGCCGACGTTCACCAGCGTGGACGAGGCGCTGGAGGCGCTGAAGGTCCCGCACGACGGCCGGCTCTACACGGTCGAGGCGGCGCTGCGGCTGGGTGCCACCGTCGAGCAGGTGCACGCCGCGTCGGGCCGGATCGACCCGTGGTTCCTCGACGAGATCCAGGCCCTGGTCGACTTGCGTGCCGAGATCCTGGCCGCGCCCTTCCTGGACGAGGAGTTGCTGCGCCGGGCCAAGCGCTCCGGGCTCTCCGACCGGCAGCTGGCCGTGCTGCGGCCGGAGCTCGCCGGTGAGGACGGCGTCCGGTCGCTGCGGCACCGGCTCGGGATCCGGCCGGTCTACAAGACCGTCGACACGTGCGCGGCCGAGTTCCAGGCCGACACGCCGTACCACTACTCGTCGTACGACGAGGAGACCGAGGTCGTGCCGAGCGACCGGCCCAAGGTGATCATCCTGGGCTCCGGACCGAACCGGATCGGGCAGGGCATCGAGTTCGACTACTCGTGCGTGCACGCCGTACAGGCGCTCCGTGGTGTCGATTTCGAGACCGTCATGGTCAACTGCAACCCGGAGACCGTGTCGACCGACTACGACACCGCCGACCGGCTCTACTTCGAGCCGCTCACCTTCGAGGACGTCCTCGAGGTGTTCCACGCCGAGGACACCTCCGGTAGGGCGGCCGGCGGGCCCGGTGTGATCGGCGTGATCGTGCAGCTCGGCGGGCAGACCCCGCTCGGTCTGGCGAACCGGCTCAAGGCCGCGGGTCTGCCGATCGTCGGCACCACGCCCGAGTCGATCGACCTGGCCGAGGACCGTGGCCTGTTCGGCGCGCTGCTCGCCGAGAACGGGCTGCGCTCGCCCGACCACGGCACCGCCACCAGCTTCTCCGAGGCCAAGGCGATCGCCGACACGATCGGCTACCCGGTCCTGGTCCGCCCGTCCTATGTGCTCGGCGGCCGGGGCATGGAGATCGTCTACGACGAGCCCACCCTGAAGGGCTACATCGAGCGGGCCACCGAGATCTCGCCGGACCACCCGGTGCTGGTCGACCGGTTCCTCGACGACGCCGTCGAGATCGACGTGGACGCGCTCTGCGACGCGACCGGCGAGGTCTACCTGGGTGGCGTCATGGAGCACATCGAGGAGGCCGGTATCCACTCCGGCGACTCGGCCTGCTCGCTGCCGCCGATCACGCTGGCCGCCTCGCACATCGCCGAGGTCCGCCGCTACACCGAGGCACTGGCCCGGGGCATCGGCGTGCGCGGCCTGATGAACGTGCAATACGCGCTCAAGGACGAGGCGCTCTACGTGCTGGAGGCGAACCCGCGGGCCTCGCGGACCGTCCCGTTCGTCTCCAAGGCGACCGCGGTGCCGCTGGCCAAGGCGGCCGCCCGGATCATGCTCGGCGCCACCATCGCCGACCTGCGGGCCGAGGGCATGCTGCTGCCCACCGGTGACGGCGGGACGGTGCCGGCGAACGCGCCGATCGCGATCAAGGAGGCGGTGCTGCCCTTCAAGCGGTTCCGTACGCTCGCCGGGCAGAACGTGGACAGCCTGCTCAGCCCCGAGATGAAGTCGACCGGTGAGGTGATGGGCATCGACGCCGGCTTCGGTCAGGCGTTCGCCAAGTCGCAGGCCGCCGCCTACGGTTCGCTGCCGACCAGCGGCAAGGTCTTCGTCTCGGTCGCCAACCGGGACAAGCGGTCGATGATCTTCCCGGTCAAGCGGCTGGCCGACCTGGGCTTCACCATCGTCACCACGGCCGGGACCGGCGAGGTGCTGCGACGGTACGGCATCGACTGCGAGATCGTGCCGAAGCACTACGAGAAGCCCGGCGAGCGCAACGCCGTCGAGCTGATCCTGGCCGGTGAGATCTCGCTGATCATCAACACCCCGCAGGGTTCCGGCGCGAGCGCCCGCCTCGACGGGTACGAGATCCGCAGCGCCGCCGTCACCGCCGACGTGCCGAGCATCACCACGGTGCCCGGTGCCGCGGCCGCGGTGATGGGCATCGAGGCCCTCCGCGCCGGCGACATGTCGGTGCGGCCGTTGCAGGAGCTGCACAAGCTGCTCAGGGGTAACGAGTGA
- the pyrF gene encoding orotidine-5'-phosphate decarboxylase produces METFGERLHAAVAERGPLCVGIDPHASLLARWGLSDDISGLERFARTVVDALADRVAVLKPQSAFFERFGSRGVAVLESTIRQSREAGALVLLDVKRGDIGSTMAAYADAYLNPASTLCADAITVSPYLGVGSLQPAFDSAAAHGGGVFVLALTSNPEGPAVQHAVTSSGKSVAQTVIDEISQVNAGAQPLGSLGLVVGATIGETGHDLSKVNGPLLAPGLGAQGGTPDDLRAVFGESLHNVLPSYSREVLTGGPEIAGLRAATDRVLADVRAALG; encoded by the coding sequence ATGGAAACCTTCGGCGAACGACTGCACGCGGCGGTTGCGGAGCGTGGTCCGCTGTGTGTCGGGATCGACCCGCACGCCTCGCTCCTGGCCCGATGGGGCCTGTCCGACGACATCTCCGGCCTCGAACGCTTCGCCCGTACGGTCGTCGACGCACTGGCCGATCGGGTGGCTGTTCTGAAGCCGCAGTCAGCTTTTTTTGAGAGATTTGGGTCACGCGGAGTCGCGGTTCTTGAGTCAACTATCCGACAGTCGCGAGAAGCCGGTGCGCTCGTCCTGCTGGATGTGAAACGTGGCGACATCGGCTCGACGATGGCCGCGTACGCCGACGCGTACCTGAATCCGGCAAGCACTCTCTGTGCCGACGCGATTACTGTGAGTCCCTATCTTGGAGTCGGTTCATTGCAGCCGGCGTTCGACTCGGCGGCCGCTCACGGGGGTGGAGTCTTCGTCCTGGCGCTGACCTCGAACCCCGAGGGGCCGGCCGTCCAACACGCCGTCACTTCGTCCGGAAAATCCGTCGCGCAGACCGTGATCGATGAGATTTCCCAGGTCAACGCGGGTGCACAGCCGCTCGGCAGTCTCGGTCTCGTGGTCGGCGCGACGATCGGCGAGACCGGCCACGACCTCTCCAAGGTCAACGGCCCGCTGCTCGCTCCGGGCCTCGGAGCGCAGGGCGGAACCCCCGATGACCTGCGAGCCGTCTTCGGTGAGAGCCTTCACAACGTGTTGCCGTCGTACTCACGGGAAGTTCTCACCGGCGGCCCGGAGATCGCCGGATTGCGGGCCGCAACAGACCGCGTTCTGGCCGACGTGCGCGCCGCCCTCGGGTGA
- a CDS encoding aspartate carbamoyltransferase catalytic subunit, whose translation MIKHLRSAADLDAPTATLILDTAAEMAALSGREVKKLPALRGRTVVNLFYEDSTRTRISFEAAAKRLSADVINFSAKGSSVSKGESLKDTALTLQAMGADAVVIRHSASGAPHQLSKWVDGSVVNAGDGTHEHPTQALLDAYTMRSRLGRLDGLKVAIVGDVLHSRVARSNVLLLTTLGAEVTLVGPPTLIPVDIVAALSKSTKVSYDLDAVLPDSDVVMMLRVQTERMQDSYFPSAREYSRRYGLDVARMKKLPEHAIVMHPGPMNRGMEIAPEVADSPRSTIVEQVANGVSVRMAVLYLLLGGK comes from the coding sequence GTGATCAAGCACCTGCGCTCCGCCGCCGACCTGGACGCCCCGACCGCCACGCTGATCCTGGACACCGCCGCCGAGATGGCCGCGCTCTCCGGCCGCGAGGTGAAGAAGCTGCCCGCGCTGCGCGGCCGCACCGTGGTCAACCTGTTCTACGAGGACTCGACCCGGACCCGGATCTCCTTCGAGGCGGCCGCCAAGCGGCTCTCGGCGGACGTCATCAACTTCTCCGCCAAGGGCTCCAGCGTGTCGAAGGGCGAGAGCCTCAAGGACACCGCGCTGACCCTGCAGGCGATGGGCGCCGACGCCGTGGTGATCCGCCACTCGGCCAGTGGGGCCCCACACCAGCTGTCGAAATGGGTGGACGGCTCGGTCGTCAACGCCGGCGACGGCACCCATGAGCATCCGACCCAGGCGCTGCTCGACGCGTACACCATGAGGTCTCGCCTGGGTCGTCTCGACGGCCTGAAGGTCGCGATCGTCGGTGACGTGCTGCACAGCCGGGTGGCCCGGTCGAACGTGCTGCTGCTGACCACGCTCGGCGCGGAGGTCACGCTGGTCGGGCCGCCCACGCTGATCCCGGTGGACATCGTCGCGGCGCTCTCCAAATCGACGAAGGTCTCCTACGACCTGGACGCGGTCCTGCCCGACTCGGACGTGGTGATGATGCTGCGGGTGCAGACCGAGCGGATGCAGGACTCGTACTTCCCCTCGGCGCGTGAGTACAGCCGCCGTTACGGGCTCGACGTGGCCCGGATGAAGAAGCTGCCGGAGCACGCGATCGTGATGCACCCCGGCCCGATGAACCGCGGGATGGAGATCGCGCCCGAGGTGGCCGACTCACCCCGTTCCACGATCGTCGAACAGGTCGCCAACGGCGTCAGCGTCCGGATGGCCGTCCTCTACCTGCTGCTGGGAGGCAAGTGA